Proteins encoded by one window of Candidatus Paceibacterota bacterium:
- a CDS encoding CAP domain-containing protein yields MEKLKKTIRTLKDTFIPSRKNEGHPYIFRRETIVAVVMAILIVEAGFLVQEFVVFRKDNFLAAVLPGYVMSLTNTARNQDNLKSLSENTLLREAAQKKAEDMALRGYFSHTGPDGKLPWQWLDSVGYSYRYAGENLAVNFTDTKELVDGWLASPGHRANILRGSFTDIGIGMATGTYEGRESIFVVQFFGAPATKPLVKAVDQPKDKKSTTSIAITEIAPNTPVVFGTSTYNSMEDISPIAKPFLSPNTILKGLFVVIVAFLVGLAVLGMFVHFRLPHPRVLAGCIFVLAIILGILYLNNNLFVPSVEFPTDISASVVNAVR; encoded by the coding sequence ATGGAAAAACTCAAAAAAACCATACGGACTCTAAAGGATACTTTTATTCCATCAAGGAAAAATGAAGGTCATCCTTATATTTTTAGGCGAGAAACGATTGTTGCCGTCGTAATGGCAATTCTTATTGTTGAAGCTGGATTTCTCGTTCAAGAATTTGTTGTTTTTAGAAAAGACAATTTTCTCGCAGCGGTTCTTCCGGGGTATGTTATGTCACTCACCAATACCGCCCGTAACCAAGATAACTTAAAATCACTTTCAGAAAATACTCTTCTGCGCGAAGCGGCACAGAAAAAGGCAGAAGATATGGCGTTACGCGGATATTTTTCTCACACCGGTCCAGACGGTAAACTTCCTTGGCAATGGCTTGATTCGGTTGGCTATAGCTACCGCTATGCTGGAGAAAACTTGGCAGTTAACTTCACCGACACAAAAGAGCTTGTTGATGGTTGGCTTGCTTCGCCAGGACACCGCGCAAACATTCTTCGAGGTAGTTTTACTGATATTGGAATTGGTATGGCGACTGGAACATACGAAGGCAGGGAAAGTATATTTGTCGTTCAATTTTTTGGAGCACCAGCAACGAAGCCATTAGTTAAGGCGGTAGATCAACCCAAAGATAAAAAATCTACAACCTCAATAGCTATTACAGAAATCGCGCCTAACACACCAGTTGTTTTTGGAACTTCTACTTATAACTCGATGGAAGATATTTCACCAATAGCAAAACCATTTCTTTCTCCAAATACAATCTTAAAAGGTTTGTTTGTTGTAATAGTTGCATTTCTTGTGGGGCTAGCGGTTTTAGGAATGTTTGTTCATTTCCGTCTTCCACACCCAAGAGTCTTGGCTGGTTGTATTTTTGTTCTAGCCATCATTTTGGGGATACTATATTTGAACAATAACTTGTTTGTTCCTAGTGTAGAGTTCCCGACAGACATTTCAGCTTCGGTTGTAAATGCTGTTAGGTAG
- a CDS encoding peptidoglycan-binding protein: MFSQTMVYASSIRDVVLKVFVLGVITLSFFVFAGVANAATLNVDAVCVDVVPAETPDGICDALDTYKTIEEALMASNIGDTIFLNNDVTTLSQINPKEGVIIDGNGKTLTAAFAKTTNSNNSAIGVTNSNVTVQNIVIDGTGGANLHGVNVYQSTGVTLNSVTITNFRSGVVVNGSSVTATNLNTSGNTWNSVNVDPGSGVTLPSSFTLNSGNLDDNTQIWSDGANVTETANVTVVATGYNMYKKGGTLAAYVWTNRALTGVATIGTTFYTSIQDAVTAAVSGDTINVAPGTYAVGQIVIDKNLTMTGDVSSKPVLQPSGNFTVNNAGGSWILVQPGISFNLSNVVMDGNTAFTRYALRSHGNTTVNNVDFQKIWGSTNGIGSPYAGIAISSFGGAIAGAGSAGFDTHGGLGGLASTLTVTNSTFANIGRIGVLVKGTGSTATITGNTYTGKGDGDFLDYAFEFGAGGSGTVSGNTISGNRGVAIGPSTSAGILVTEYYGSGTNATITGNTFSNNSVGLHVGYLDTDASVVTAHENNFSGESVGVESDATTVTVNAENNWWGTASSTEIAVKAPGLVDFDPWYINPGMTVLSSAVSETGVVDASTLSFDVAGTNSGDADLPAGVTDITLGNNTVLDLSSATTSAVSTVVVGGNSVNLTQAVTLQSGVEGEPIVLTNSSLAGVSVSIPDGTIISGPVEWDGTIMPSTDAPSDGTAPSGFTVGGTVISVGSSNGTLVFDKAVKIVLSGVTGIVGYKPALSTTWVKITTACTGANDPSNISSGECYFTDGGNTIIWTYHFTSFGGLDPIPPTPTPTPAPSGGGGPVGLFGAVTNNSVGVQNAQVVVAQTPAATNAAAPATPTPRGQVLGVSTFRFTKAMSVGSRGDEVIELQNRLIAEGLLSSEATGYYGSLTSQAVKAFQAKYGISQAGVVGPQTREKLNGTSASSASEGSQFGAAVSAFSRSLSQGSRGDDVTKLQERLTTEGVYSGPITGYFGALTRSAVEAYQEMKGLEKVGVVGPMTRAELNK, from the coding sequence ATGTTTTCACAAACAATGGTTTACGCCTCATCCATAAGAGACGTCGTATTAAAAGTTTTTGTTTTAGGAGTTATCACCTTGTCGTTTTTTGTTTTTGCCGGAGTGGCAAATGCAGCGACATTAAATGTTGATGCTGTTTGTGTTGATGTAGTGCCAGCAGAAACACCAGATGGTATATGCGACGCACTAGATACATACAAGACTATAGAGGAGGCGCTTATGGCGTCCAATATTGGAGATACTATTTTTCTCAACAACGATGTGACAACCCTTTCTCAGATAAACCCTAAGGAGGGGGTAATAATTGACGGTAACGGAAAGACACTAACGGCGGCTTTTGCGAAGACGACGAACTCAAACAATTCAGCAATCGGAGTCACAAATTCTAATGTGACAGTACAGAATATTGTTATTGATGGGACGGGTGGGGCAAACCTTCATGGTGTAAATGTCTATCAATCAACAGGGGTTACGTTGAACTCGGTCACCATTACTAATTTTAGGTCTGGTGTAGTGGTAAATGGTTCATCTGTAACGGCAACAAACTTGAACACGAGTGGAAACACTTGGAATTCGGTAAACGTCGATCCTGGTTCTGGGGTCACGTTGCCTTCGTCGTTTACACTCAATAGCGGTAATTTGGATGATAATACACAGATTTGGTCCGACGGTGCGAATGTCACGGAAACGGCCAATGTTACCGTTGTAGCAACTGGATATAATATGTACAAAAAGGGTGGTACGCTCGCGGCTTACGTTTGGACGAACAGGGCGTTAACTGGCGTAGCTACAATCGGCACCACTTTCTACACAAGTATTCAAGATGCAGTTACTGCTGCTGTTTCTGGTGACACGATTAATGTTGCGCCTGGAACGTATGCGGTTGGTCAAATTGTTATTGATAAAAATTTGACTATGACAGGAGATGTTTCTAGTAAGCCGGTACTACAACCTTCTGGAAATTTTACCGTAAACAATGCAGGTGGTTCATGGATACTGGTTCAACCTGGAATTTCATTCAATTTGAGTAATGTTGTAATGGACGGAAATACGGCTTTTACAAGATATGCTCTTCGTTCTCATGGAAATACAACTGTTAACAATGTTGATTTCCAGAAGATTTGGGGAAGTACTAATGGTATCGGTAGTCCTTATGCTGGGATCGCTATCTCAAGTTTTGGTGGCGCCATTGCTGGAGCTGGAAGTGCCGGATTCGACACACACGGAGGTCTCGGTGGTTTGGCGAGTACGCTTACAGTGACAAATAGCACATTCGCCAATATCGGGCGCATCGGTGTGCTTGTTAAAGGCACTGGTTCTACGGCAACAATTACGGGTAACACTTATACTGGTAAAGGCGACGGTGATTTCCTAGACTATGCTTTTGAATTTGGTGCTGGGGGGTCCGGTACTGTTAGCGGTAATACTATTAGCGGTAATCGCGGTGTTGCCATCGGTCCCTCAACTTCGGCTGGTATTTTGGTTACTGAGTATTATGGCTCAGGAACGAACGCAACAATTACCGGAAATACATTCTCTAACAATAGTGTGGGATTACATGTTGGTTATCTTGATACCGATGCAAGCGTTGTTACTGCTCATGAAAATAATTTTAGCGGAGAATCTGTTGGAGTGGAATCTGACGCAACTACAGTAACTGTCAACGCAGAGAATAACTGGTGGGGAACCGCGAGCTCTACAGAGATAGCAGTTAAGGCTCCTGGTTTAGTTGATTTTGATCCATGGTACATCAATCCTGGCATGACAGTGCTCTCAAGCGCGGTGAGCGAAACTGGCGTGGTAGATGCTTCGACTTTAAGTTTCGATGTAGCCGGTACTAATTCCGGCGATGCTGACTTGCCAGCTGGTGTCACGGATATTACTTTGGGTAATAACACAGTACTCGACCTCTCAAGCGCCACAACCTCAGCTGTTTCAACGGTTGTTGTTGGTGGAAATAGCGTGAACTTAACGCAAGCAGTTACCCTTCAGTCAGGAGTTGAGGGTGAACCAATTGTGTTGACTAACTCAAGTCTCGCCGGTGTCAGTGTGAGTATTCCTGATGGAACGATTATTTCAGGTCCAGTAGAATGGGACGGCACGATAATGCCATCGACAGACGCTCCGAGTGATGGTACTGCACCATCTGGGTTTACAGTCGGAGGTACAGTTATCTCCGTCGGCTCTTCTAATGGAACATTAGTCTTTGATAAGGCGGTAAAAATAGTTTTATCTGGTGTTACAGGAATAGTCGGCTACAAACCAGCACTCTCTACTACTTGGGTAAAAATAACTACTGCATGTACTGGCGCGAATGACCCAAGCAATATTTCTTCTGGCGAGTGTTACTTCACGGATGGAGGGAATACGATTATTTGGACATATCACTTCACGTCATTCGGAGGACTTGATCCAATTCCTCCAACTCCAACCCCAACACCAGCTCCATCAGGTGGTGGCGGGCCAGTCGGTCTTTTCGGAGCGGTAACAAATAATTCAGTCGGAGTGCAAAACGCACAAGTAGTGGTTGCACAAACTCCAGCAGCCACAAACGCAGCGGCTCCAGCAACTCCAACCCCAAGAGGCCAAGTGCTCGGTGTGTCTACATTTAGATTCACAAAAGCAATGTCTGTGGGTTCCCGTGGAGATGAGGTGATTGAACTTCAGAACCGCCTCATTGCAGAAGGTTTGCTTTCAAGTGAAGCGACTGGATACTATGGCTCACTTACATCACAAGCCGTTAAAGCATTCCAGGCAAAGTATGGAATTTCTCAGGCCGGAGTGGTTGGACCTCAGACAAGGGAAAAATTAAATGGAACATCAGCTTCTTCAGCGTCAGAAGGAAGTCAATTTGGTGCAGCTGTTTCTGCTTTTTCTCGAAGCTTGAGTCAAGGCTCAAGAGGGGATGACGTTACAAAACTTCAAGAGCGTTTAACAACAGAAGGAGTTTACTCAGGTCCAATTACTGGGTACTTCGGAGCTCTAACTAGATCAGCAGTTGAGGCATACCAGGAAATGAAAGGACTTGAAAAAGTCGGAGTAGTTGGACCGATGACTCGCGCTGAACTAAATAAGTAA
- the trmD gene encoding tRNA (guanosine(37)-N1)-methyltransferase TrmD: protein MKFHVVTLFPPMFDSYLKESIIGRAITDKKIAVKFYNPRDYTTNKWGRVDGRPYGGGPGMVMEAQPVLAAVAKARGRKKIKTIIFSPAGKKLTNEYARNLLKKNKEIILISGRYEGIDGRVKKILKAEEISIGDYVLTGGELPSMVLIDTVARQIKGVLNTFDSVEENRISSSEVYTRPEVLKHKGKNYRVPKVLLSGHQAKIEEWKKKDLQ, encoded by the coding sequence ATGAAATTTCACGTAGTAACACTATTTCCGCCAATGTTCGACTCGTATCTGAAAGAGTCGATTATTGGACGAGCCATAACAGACAAGAAAATTGCGGTCAAATTCTATAATCCTCGTGATTACACAACCAACAAATGGGGGAGAGTTGATGGTCGTCCATATGGCGGAGGTCCAGGGATGGTGATGGAAGCACAGCCTGTTTTGGCGGCGGTCGCCAAAGCTCGGGGTAGGAAAAAAATAAAGACCATTATTTTTTCTCCAGCAGGGAAAAAATTGACCAACGAATACGCGCGAAATCTTTTGAAAAAAAATAAAGAAATAATTTTAATATCAGGAAGATATGAAGGGATTGATGGGCGAGTGAAAAAAATTCTTAAAGCCGAAGAAATTTCAATTGGTGATTATGTGCTCACTGGCGGGGAATTACCATCAATGGTTTTGATTGATACAGTCGCTCGTCAGATTAAAGGAGTGCTCAATACTTTTGATTCAGTTGAAGAGAATCGCATTTCTTCAAGTGAGGTTTATACACGCCCAGAAGTTTTAAAACATAAAGGCAAGAATTATCGCGTGCCAAAAGTGCTCCTTTCTGGACATCAAGCAAAGATTGAGGAGTGGAAGAAAAAAGATTTGCAATAA
- a CDS encoding KH domain-containing protein — protein MEKDKEFLEYVVKALVDFPDDVKIGRVIDQMGVLLTLDLNPADMGKIIGRKGNTAKAIRTLLRVVGMKNNARVNLKINEPAGGMVKPYDSGVTLNTVEQVMEDIKDL, from the coding sequence ATGGAGAAAGATAAGGAATTTTTAGAATATGTAGTGAAGGCGTTAGTTGATTTTCCAGATGATGTGAAGATAGGAAGAGTGATTGATCAAATGGGAGTGCTTTTGACTTTGGATTTGAACCCAGCAGATATGGGTAAAATTATCGGACGAAAAGGGAACACTGCGAAAGCAATTAGAACACTTCTTCGTGTTGTTGGTATGAAAAACAATGCGCGTGTTAATTTGAAAATAAATGAACCAGCAGGAGGAATGGTGAAGCCATACGATAGTGGAGTGACATTAAATACAGTTGAGCAGGTGATGGAAGATATCAAAGATTTATAA
- the rpsP gene encoding 30S ribosomal protein S16 gives MLKIRLQRIGRKNSPHFRVVVVDHREGPKTGNFVEIIGSYEPKLGNFEVKADRVKHWMSHGALPSDTMHNFLVEKKVIEGKKRNVLSKKSPIKKDEPAKTEALASPAPAPVAEAEVAAEAPAVETPVEVAVEAPAEVVAEAPAEETPAA, from the coding sequence ATGTTAAAAATTAGGTTACAGAGAATAGGACGAAAGAACAGCCCACATTTCCGCGTGGTTGTTGTTGATCATAGAGAGGGCCCAAAGACGGGTAACTTTGTTGAGATTATCGGATCCTATGAACCTAAGCTCGGAAACTTTGAAGTTAAGGCAGATCGCGTCAAACATTGGATGTCTCACGGAGCGTTGCCTTCAGACACAATGCACAATTTCCTCGTTGAGAAAAAAGTTATTGAAGGTAAGAAAAGAAATGTCCTTTCAAAGAAAAGCCCAATTAAGAAAGACGAACCTGCAAAGACAGAAGCCCTTGCGTCACCAGCACCAGCTCCAGTAGCAGAAGCTGAAGTAGCGGCAGAGGCTCCAGCTGTTGAGACCCCAGTTGAAGTAGCTGTCGAAGCACCAGCAGAGGTAGTTGCAGAAGCTCCAGCAGAAGAAACGCCAGCTGCATAA
- the rnr gene encoding ribonuclease R, with translation MKKHTDKHHKIDHKKTPPREHDQKHREHIVEGTITVSFKGVGFVRVEGQEDSIEIDASSLNTALHGDRVTAAVHGKGRSGQPQGEVIEILLRAKSGFAGTIEKSNDIYYLIPQDQRVYVDLIIPKDDLNGGKEGDKVFVALGEWTDPKKNPIGKVIRVLGKPGDHDAEMVAIVLESGFDIGFPKDVERESENLEKKGITPEDLKDRRDFREVTTFTIDPEDAKDFDDAISIEKKDEEHYEIGVHIADVSHYVRPGTEIDKEAMKRTTSIYLVDRTIPMLPEGLSNGLCSLNPNEDKLTFSAVFKIDMNGKISDHWFGRTVINSNKRFTYENAQETIDRGSGEHFEDLIVLNKIAKKLKQKRFEEGAISLEQEEVRFKLDETGRPIAVYKKVRGDTHKLVEEFMLLANREVAAFVAKKHEKEEGVFVYRIHDEPDTDRIANLAIFVKSLGYDLKLHDGKTTPKDINNLLEKLEGTSVKDMIQTAVVRSMAKAIYTTQNIGHFGLGFEFYTHFTSPIRRYPDTMVHRLLAHYLNNEKIDPKEWKFYERMSTLSSQREKEASDAERGSIKYKQVEYMSERIGQTFDGVISGVTEWGFYVEEKETKCEGMVPLRTLNDDFYNFEEKRYRLVGEKTKKIFSLGDKVKIKVMKTDLGRKTIDYALV, from the coding sequence ATGAAAAAGCATACCGATAAACACCACAAAATAGACCATAAAAAGACTCCTCCGAGAGAACACGACCAAAAGCACCGCGAACATATAGTCGAAGGCACTATTACTGTCAGCTTCAAGGGTGTTGGGTTTGTTCGGGTAGAGGGACAAGAAGACTCTATTGAAATCGATGCAAGCTCGCTTAATACTGCGCTTCATGGTGACCGGGTGACAGCCGCCGTTCACGGAAAAGGGCGTAGCGGACAACCACAAGGAGAAGTTATTGAGATTCTTCTTCGTGCTAAGTCTGGATTTGCAGGAACTATTGAAAAATCAAATGACATCTATTACCTCATCCCCCAAGACCAGCGTGTTTATGTTGACCTAATAATTCCGAAGGACGATTTAAACGGGGGCAAAGAAGGAGACAAGGTTTTCGTTGCTTTGGGAGAATGGACCGACCCAAAGAAAAACCCAATCGGAAAAGTTATTCGTGTTCTAGGAAAACCAGGTGATCACGATGCAGAAATGGTGGCCATCGTTTTGGAATCTGGTTTTGATATTGGTTTTCCAAAAGACGTTGAACGCGAATCTGAAAATCTTGAAAAAAAAGGAATTACTCCCGAGGACTTAAAAGATCGTCGTGATTTCAGGGAGGTTACGACATTTACTATCGACCCAGAAGATGCAAAAGATTTTGACGACGCGATTTCAATTGAGAAAAAAGACGAAGAACATTACGAAATCGGCGTACACATTGCCGACGTATCTCATTATGTCCGCCCAGGAACTGAGATTGATAAAGAAGCAATGAAACGTACGACTTCAATCTATTTAGTAGACCGCACGATTCCAATGCTCCCAGAAGGACTCTCCAACGGACTCTGCAGTTTAAACCCAAATGAGGACAAGCTCACATTCAGTGCTGTATTTAAAATTGATATGAACGGCAAAATATCTGACCACTGGTTTGGTCGCACTGTTATCAATTCCAACAAAAGATTTACATACGAAAATGCTCAGGAAACTATCGACCGTGGCTCCGGTGAACATTTCGAAGACCTTATCGTCTTAAATAAGATTGCAAAAAAACTAAAGCAGAAACGTTTTGAGGAGGGCGCTATTTCGCTAGAACAAGAGGAAGTTCGCTTTAAATTAGATGAGACAGGACGCCCAATCGCCGTCTACAAAAAAGTTAGAGGCGATACTCATAAACTCGTTGAGGAGTTCATGCTTCTCGCCAACCGTGAAGTCGCAGCTTTCGTTGCAAAAAAACACGAAAAAGAAGAAGGTGTTTTTGTTTATCGCATTCACGACGAGCCAGACACAGACCGAATCGCGAACCTTGCGATTTTCGTCAAAAGCTTGGGGTATGACCTAAAACTTCATGACGGGAAAACAACACCAAAAGATATAAATAATCTTCTTGAAAAACTCGAAGGTACTAGTGTAAAGGATATGATTCAAACAGCTGTTGTCCGTTCAATGGCAAAAGCAATTTACACGACCCAAAATATTGGGCACTTTGGTCTCGGGTTTGAGTTTTATACACACTTCACTTCCCCTATTCGTCGTTATCCGGACACCATGGTGCATCGCCTCTTGGCTCACTATTTAAATAACGAAAAAATAGATCCTAAAGAATGGAAGTTCTACGAACGAATGTCTACTCTTTCTTCACAAAGGGAGAAGGAGGCATCAGATGCGGAGCGTGGTTCAATCAAATACAAACAAGTTGAATATATGTCCGAACGTATTGGGCAAACATTTGACGGTGTTATTTCCGGGGTTACGGAGTGGGGTTTCTATGTGGAGGAAAAAGAAACAAAGTGTGAAGGAATGGTCCCGCTACGAACACTAAATGATGATTTTTATAACTTCGAGGAAAAACGCTATCGCTTAGTTGGAGAAAAAACTAAAAAAATATTTTCTCTTGGCGACAAAGTTAAAATTAAGGTTATGAAAACTGACCTAGGGAGAAAGACTATAGATTACGCATTGGTATAA
- a CDS encoding AAA family ATPase — MLKSLELSGFKSFAKKSELEFSAPITSIVGPNGSGKSNVAESIRFVLGEQSLKSLRGKKGEDMIFNGSKAIPAMNRAHVSITFDNTKRVFSLEGELSGDINLNFDEITITREVYRDGTNKYLINGSQVRLRDIVELLASVNIGASGHHIISQGEADRILNANIIERRTMIEESLGLKIYQWKISDGEKKLERTRENTEKAESLRREIAPHIKFLKKQVEKVEKAEQLRVELSDLYAEYLKREEFYIVREKEKIGREKGILVNTLRDVEKMIGSIKDSLASREKNLDTLSGLRRFEEGLRTIRADKDELSRKLGRLEGRIEIEQERKKEMEEMSKEEEVAQISASKARLFAEKISELSAKGEIANDVFTLKPILAALKQLANEFLETLRESTPQRVVFSEEDFERLKGECEVIERDIERKEGEENSLNLEYMKAKAELEKDKDLSHDRERKLYELSAHRSECVSKLDILSSKEHSVLRDEEMMRTEQQEALVLIGADSLRYKDFELDEVSAATEPREIQEDRRKKMERIKIRLEDMGGAGGAELMREYQEVSERDTFLEREISDLKKSAEDIESLISSLREKLNKQFSEGIEKINKQFDEFFKLMFDGGNASLLIIEEKRKPKSIGFDPDTGEELYEELSDDEEVKYGIDIKVSLPQKKIRDLQMLSGGERALTSIALIFAVSQVNPPPFLVLDETDAALDEANSRKYADMLTNLARHSQLVVITHNRETMSRAGVLYGITTAGDAASRLLSVKFEEAVAVAK; from the coding sequence ATGTTAAAAAGCCTTGAACTCTCCGGTTTTAAGTCGTTCGCTAAAAAAAGCGAGCTTGAATTTTCTGCCCCAATTACCTCGATTGTTGGGCCTAATGGTTCTGGTAAATCAAACGTGGCGGAATCAATCCGCTTTGTTTTGGGTGAGCAGTCACTGAAATCGCTTCGTGGAAAGAAAGGCGAGGACATGATTTTTAATGGCTCTAAGGCGATTCCCGCAATGAACCGCGCCCACGTTTCTATTACTTTCGACAATACAAAAAGAGTTTTTTCTCTTGAAGGAGAGTTGTCCGGTGACATAAATTTAAATTTTGATGAGATTACAATCACCAGAGAAGTGTATCGCGATGGAACGAATAAATATTTGATAAACGGTTCACAAGTTCGCTTGCGCGATATCGTTGAGCTTTTGGCGTCGGTTAATATTGGAGCATCGGGACATCACATTATTTCTCAGGGCGAGGCGGATAGGATTCTAAATGCCAATATTATTGAAAGGCGAACAATGATTGAAGAATCTCTTGGATTAAAAATATATCAGTGGAAAATAAGTGACGGGGAGAAAAAATTAGAGCGTACCCGCGAAAACACAGAAAAGGCAGAATCACTTCGTCGGGAAATTGCTCCGCATATAAAATTTCTAAAAAAGCAGGTTGAGAAGGTTGAGAAAGCTGAACAGTTGCGAGTTGAGCTTTCAGATCTCTACGCTGAATATTTAAAGCGTGAAGAGTTTTACATAGTACGAGAAAAAGAGAAAATTGGAAGAGAGAAGGGGATTTTGGTTAATACGCTTCGAGATGTTGAAAAGATGATTGGAAGCATTAAAGACTCCCTTGCTTCAAGAGAAAAAAACCTAGACACGCTTTCTGGTTTGCGACGTTTTGAGGAGGGGCTCCGTACTATACGTGCCGATAAAGATGAGCTTTCAAGAAAACTTGGGCGTCTTGAGGGGCGAATAGAAATTGAGCAAGAACGAAAAAAGGAGATGGAGGAGATGTCCAAAGAAGAGGAAGTTGCTCAAATCTCAGCTTCTAAGGCACGCCTTTTTGCGGAAAAAATTAGTGAATTGTCTGCAAAAGGAGAAATAGCGAATGATGTTTTTACACTAAAGCCTATTCTTGCGGCGCTCAAACAACTGGCAAATGAGTTTCTTGAGACACTCCGAGAAAGCACCCCTCAGAGAGTGGTATTTTCTGAAGAAGATTTTGAGAGGCTAAAAGGAGAGTGTGAAGTAATTGAAAGAGATATTGAAAGAAAGGAAGGTGAAGAGAATTCACTCAATCTTGAATATATGAAAGCAAAGGCTGAGCTTGAGAAAGACAAAGATTTGTCACATGATCGCGAGCGCAAACTATATGAACTTTCTGCTCACAGAAGTGAGTGCGTTTCTAAATTGGATATCCTTTCCTCAAAGGAACACTCTGTTTTGCGCGATGAAGAGATGATGAGAACCGAGCAACAAGAAGCACTAGTCTTGATTGGGGCTGATTCTTTGCGCTATAAAGATTTTGAGTTAGACGAAGTATCAGCGGCAACTGAACCTCGTGAAATTCAAGAAGATCGTCGAAAGAAAATGGAGAGAATAAAAATTCGCCTTGAGGATATGGGTGGTGCCGGTGGGGCAGAGCTAATGCGTGAATACCAAGAAGTATCTGAGAGAGACACATTTCTTGAGAGAGAAATTTCTGATTTGAAAAAGAGCGCGGAAGACATCGAGTCTCTTATCTCTAGTCTTCGAGAAAAATTAAATAAGCAGTTTTCCGAGGGTATAGAAAAAATAAATAAACAGTTTGATGAATTCTTTAAATTAATGTTTGATGGGGGAAACGCCTCACTTTTGATTATTGAAGAAAAGAGAAAACCAAAAAGCATCGGGTTTGACCCAGACACAGGAGAAGAACTTTACGAAGAACTTTCTGATGATGAGGAAGTTAAGTACGGTATCGATATCAAAGTAAGCCTTCCTCAAAAGAAAATTCGTGACTTACAGATGCTTTCAGGTGGTGAGCGTGCCCTTACTTCAATCGCTCTTATTTTTGCCGTATCACAGGTTAACCCACCTCCTTTCCTTGTTCTCGATGAGACGGACGCCGCCTTGGATGAAGCTAATTCGCGTAAATATGCTGATATGCTGACGAACCTCGCGAGACACTCACAGCTTGTCGTTATTACTCACAACCGCGAAACAATGTCGCGTGCGGGAGTGCTTTATGGCATTACAACAGCCGGCGACGCAGCTTCCCGTCTTCTTTCTGTTAAGTTTGAAGAAGCTGTAGCGGTGGCTAAATAA
- the rnc gene encoding ribonuclease III, with protein sequence MNNILLVVPWLVFPNTMIDFSEFEKKMGVSFKNKNLLKQAFIHRSYLNENPKVGIHHNERLEFLGDAVLELITTNYLYKNYPDKNEGDLTSYRAALVNAVTLSEVAQNIGMNDFLLLSKGEAKDTGKARQDILANTFESFLGALYLDQGYEKSEKFVEKVLFPLMKDILKKGSWRDSKSVFQEKAQEIFGVTPVYKVTAESGPDHDKRFTVGVFLSKDLIVEGAGKSKQEAEQKAATAALKKKGWDAK encoded by the coding sequence TTGAACAACATTTTGTTAGTTGTTCCATGGCTTGTGTTCCCAAACACAATGATTGATTTCTCCGAGTTTGAAAAAAAGATGGGGGTTAGTTTTAAAAATAAAAACTTGCTTAAGCAAGCATTTATTCATCGTTCTTATTTAAACGAAAATCCAAAGGTTGGTATTCACCACAACGAGCGTCTTGAGTTCTTGGGTGACGCAGTGCTTGAACTTATTACAACCAATTATCTCTATAAAAATTACCCTGACAAAAACGAAGGGGATCTTACTTCGTATCGCGCAGCCCTTGTGAACGCCGTTACTCTTTCGGAGGTTGCGCAGAATATTGGGATGAATGACTTCCTCTTGCTTTCAAAAGGAGAAGCAAAAGATACAGGTAAGGCGCGACAAGATATTTTGGCCAACACCTTCGAATCATTTTTAGGTGCACTGTATCTTGATCAGGGATACGAAAAATCAGAAAAGTTTGTTGAAAAAGTCTTGTTCCCGCTGATGAAAGATATCTTAAAGAAAGGTTCGTGGCGTGACTCCAAGAGTGTTTTTCAAGAAAAGGCACAAGAGATTTTTGGAGTTACTCCGGTTTATAAAGTGACAGCCGAGTCAGGTCCAGATCACGATAAAAGATTTACCGTTGGAGTTTTCCTTTCAAAAGATTTGATTGTTGAGGGTGCTGGAAAATCAAAACAAGAAGCAGAACAAAAAGCAGCGACAGCCGCTTTGAAGAAGAAGGGGTGGGATGCGAAATAG